The Candidatus Zixiibacteriota bacterium genomic sequence AGAACGGCGAGCCGGAGATTCGCATAATCGATTATTATTATTATCTGGCGGACGGTACGAGCATGGCTGCGCCTCATGTCTGTGGGGTTGCCGGGGTTTTGCTGGCACACTCGCCTGGGCTTACGCCTGACGAGCTGCAGGACATTACCACAACGAGCGCGGACGACTACATTTTTCCTTACGGCAACACCGATACGTCGTTTTACGGATGGGATCGATATTCGGGCCATGGGCGAGTGAATTTGGAGGCGGCGCTCTCCCTGCTTGATGGCACGATGGCCAAAATCAGTTCACCATACAGTGGTCAGATGGTTACTGCCGATGTTGACATTGTTGGGTATGCATTCTCTGCATCGGGCGGCGACTATATAATCGAGCTGAGCGAGACTCGTGATCAGAATGGCTGGGAACAGATTGCCTCCGGCACTGCGAATGTCACTGGTGGCTATCTCGGAACGCTACCCGTATCAGGCCGAACCGGTGATTACACTCTTAGACTTACTGTCGATGGAACTGCAACGTCTTCCAGACGGCTAACGTTGGCACCGGAAAGATTGTTCACCGTCAATTCGCCGCAGTCGGGCGAGACGGTGTTGTGGTTTCTGACGGTGCGCGGCTCCGTTCTGGATCCGGAGTTTGAATCGTATAGAGTTGAGCTTAAGTCAATCGAGCCGTCCAGCAACTGGGATGAGATCTACTCATCGACTAGAGTTGTAGTGGATTCACTACTCTGCGAGGCGTCGCTGGGACGCTTCATATCTGGCGATTATACCTTGCGCGTCACTCTGGTCACATCATCCGGCGAGTTCGGCGAGGACATTCCGATTACTATCCAGGACAAGCTGATGGGCGCATTTCCTCAGCATGGTCCGCTCAATGGAACTCTTCATTACGCTCCAACATTGTGCGATGTTGACGGCGATGATACGTCGGAAGTGATAGTCTCTACTTCTGAGGGAATCGCGGTCTTTAGAGCGGACGGGACACCTTTCTGCTGCGGCTGGCCAAATCTCTATGGTGTTGACTGCTATGGTGCGCCGTCAGCTTACGATATAGACGGCGATGGTCTGAGTGAGATTGCTGTCTGTAGCGAATTTGGCCTGAATCTCTTCGATGCCTGGGGTGCCAAGATGGACAGCTTTCCGAAGGAGATACCGAGCGCGCTGCTGGCAAACAGTTTTTCTACACCACTACTGGCGGACATAGATACGGACGGTCAGCATGAAATCCTCTGGATTTCCGATGATGGTGAAGTGTACGCCTATCGACCGAACGGCATGTCGTATTTCGCAAGCCTCGACGGCTGGTTTGCGAGCACTCAGGCGGGCTACTTCTTCGGTTCGATTGTGCCGTTTGTTTTCAGTACTGATCTCGAGAATGATGGGGAGATTGAGGTTATTGCGAGTTTCTCTTCCGCGAGACATGGTGGTGGACTGTATGTCTGGCAAGCAAAGAACGGTCAGCCAAGAGGGGGCCATACTGAGGCGCTGATTGCCTCGTTGGGGAAACTCCGCGGTGGATGCATTGCGGATTTCAATAACGACGGCGAGTATGAAATCGGAGTAGTCGGCCGCACCCAGGTAGAAGACACAGTTTACGCGGCTATTCTGGATGGTGACGGCAATTACCTGCCGGGCTGGCCTGTGTATCTCAACGATCGACTCAATTTTCTCGTGAATTATCCGGCTGCAGGGGACGTGGACGATGACGGCTATCCCGACCTGGTCTTCACGATATCCTCTGCATTCAATGATGGTGAGATATATGTTCTACGTTACGACGGGACACCGTACCGGCCAAACCTGTCGGAGGATGGAAGCTGGTTTGCGACTCTGTCTGGCGCGCTTGGGTGCCCGGTTCTGGGCGACGTCTCTGGAGACGGAGATGTTGACGTAGTTGTCAGGGCTGGCTCTGTCTTTCCCGGTAGCGCATACGAGCGGATATTTGCGCTGGACAATGACGGTCAGATACTCAGTGGTTGGCCCATTTACACGTTTGCCGGTTTGATAGCGACCTCGACCATTCATACGCCGATTCTTGCGGATGTTGATAATGACGATATGCTCGATTTGATATGTACATCCGATGATGGTCAGGTATATGTATGGAAGCTTGAGACACCTTACGATCCGGAACTTATCCCGTGGGGGCAGTATTTACATGATAGCCGAAGATCGGGTATCCTGCCACGCGACACTCTGATTACTGCGGCTGATTTTCCTGCTCCCGAACAGTTGCCCGGGGAATTCACTCTGGGACAAAATTACCCGAACCCATTTAATTCCGGTACTCGGATAGACTTCGAGATTGAATCAACCAGTGACGTGACTATTGAGATATTCAATGTTCTCGGTCAGAAAGTGCGGACCTTGCTCGACGAGTCGCTCAAGTTCGGTAAACACTTTGTCAATTGGGACGGCATGGACGACAGGAACAGCGAAGTAGCTTCCGGTGTGTACTTCTACCGCATGAAAGCAGGCTCACATGTTGAGCTCCGCAAGATGGTGAAACTCGAGTAGCAAATATGCGAATGCCCAAACCCCTTCTGCTGCCGCTCGCCGCATTGATCGTGCTGCCCCTCCTGCTGGCATCCGCTGATGCACGCGAGGTCGAAACCTTTTCGCCGAATCTGAGAGTATCACTCGAATCGGACTTTCTGT encodes the following:
- a CDS encoding S8 family serine peptidase — its product is MRTFMIAVVTVVGLSIGTTTADGADTFDRIIVKLEAESSSADRTPYTDAIQDLSNRRLIKEETALFIESAAKQSRNRSAIAEFPHKLYRVIVLEDAEDLETTLQQLNSTPGVIYAEPDYPIELFEIPNDPYLTRQWGLRNTGQAYLGIDRIDGPNNDVLVLKQGASGSDIHVEAEWNSNDPTVRPLIVIIDTGLDTGHPDIADNLWTNPGEIPGNGLDDDHNGFVDDVLGWDFSGDETAIGEIIVGDNDVSDSVGHGTHCSGIIGATSNNGLGVTGVCQDAQVVGLKIFPNALMSIASLAVIYAVEIGGDVINMSWGSPYSSRTLLEALRYARSNGVLPVAASGNFGDDRILFPASLDVVLTVGACNSNDEVTFFSSIGNSLDVVAPGRDVLSLRAAGTDMYAQNGEPEIRIIDYYYYLADGTSMAAPHVCGVAGVLLAHSPGLTPDELQDITTTSADDYIFPYGNTDTSFYGWDRYSGHGRVNLEAALSLLDGTMAKISSPYSGQMVTADVDIVGYAFSASGGDYIIELSETRDQNGWEQIASGTANVTGGYLGTLPVSGRTGDYTLRLTVDGTATSSRRLTLAPERLFTVNSPQSGETVLWFLTVRGSVLDPEFESYRVELKSIEPSSNWDEIYSSTRVVVDSLLCEASLGRFISGDYTLRVTLVTSSGEFGEDIPITIQDKLMGAFPQHGPLNGTLHYAPTLCDVDGDDTSEVIVSTSEGIAVFRADGTPFCCGWPNLYGVDCYGAPSAYDIDGDGLSEIAVCSEFGLNLFDAWGAKMDSFPKEIPSALLANSFSTPLLADIDTDGQHEILWISDDGEVYAYRPNGMSYFASLDGWFASTQAGYFFGSIVPFVFSTDLENDGEIEVIASFSSARHGGGLYVWQAKNGQPRGGHTEALIASLGKLRGGCIADFNNDGEYEIGVVGRTQVEDTVYAAILDGDGNYLPGWPVYLNDRLNFLVNYPAAGDVDDDGYPDLVFTISSAFNDGEIYVLRYDGTPYRPNLSEDGSWFATLSGALGCPVLGDVSGDGDVDVVVRAGSVFPGSAYERIFALDNDGQILSGWPIYTFAGLIATSTIHTPILADVDNDDMLDLICTSDDGQVYVWKLETPYDPELIPWGQYLHDSRRSGILPRDTLITAADFPAPEQLPGEFTLGQNYPNPFNSGTRIDFEIESTSDVTIEIFNVLGQKVRTLLDESLKFGKHFVNWDGMDDRNSEVASGVYFYRMKAGSHVELRKMVKLE